A window of Salmo trutta chromosome 33, fSalTru1.1, whole genome shotgun sequence genomic DNA:
attagaaagggggcaaataatttttcacagcactgtacatTTGATGTGCATAATTCTTATGGCCAGTGATGGTGAAATGCAGTGGGATCATAAAGCATAAATAAAAGTTTTAAAGTATTAATTACACAGCTAATTTAATGACTAATTTCCCATGTAGGCCGCTAGCAGAGTCCTGGAGACAGGAATGAACTCATTACAGAGGACCCTTGTCTTGAAGAAGCAGGTGGAGGTGGATGAAGTGGATTGTCAGCTGGCACAGAACCAGCAGGAATTCAAAGCCCTTGCACAGAGGGCAGGGCTATAGCTGAAACAGCAGGCGGTGAGTTACATCACACCACTCACCATGAGCGAAGGAATTTCAATACCATGGACAGGTGAAATTCTACAGATATTGTATAGGTTTAAAATAGAACCTAACATAGAAAGAGAGCCGAATCCTTATCAGCAATATATACAGTAGTAACTTGCTTATGTGTACATCATCTCTGGACTTTTTCCCCTAGGTTTATGATCTCAACTGCGCCGGCAGGCCCTGAAGAAGTACCAGGCAGAGAGGAAGCAGAACGAtctgaaagagaaagaggagctCACTGAAACGCTGGAGAGACATTGGACATATCAATCTTCTCACCTGAAATCTTGGACTCTCTTTACCTGACATATTTTCCCCCAACCCCTACAGGTAGCAGTATTTAAAGGATAAGGTGACCAAGCACAAAATGTATGAAGACTACATGATGAACATTTTAGATTTCCTCCCAGAGAGTAAGTTGTTTGACTTTTAGTTGAATCAATTATACCTGAATCTGGAAATCTACTCTTTGGCAGAAATATTGAGAAATTTGAGTGCTCTTTCCAATTAATAAACAAAGTATACAGTGTATGTTGTGAGTGAGGTACAATACAATAAGTATGTTTGTTTCCTTACCTAGCTGTGAATGTAGATCACCTGGAGTAAGGGGCAGACTCCCTGGTGATGCCCATCATCCATCGCCTTGAGACCCTGTCCCTCACCCATCAGGATCTGGTGGAGCACCTGGGCCAGCTGGTGGAGGAGCTGGAGCAGGGCCAGCACAGCCTGGACAGTCTGAAGCAGGAGCACAACACCAAGAAGCTGGTCAGACATACAAATACATGCTTAGAAATGCATGTACATTGTGCTCTATATGTGCTAATGATAAACCATTTTGTTTTGGTTCATGAATTGTCTGGGGCCAGGTAAGACTGTGTTGTCTTCTTTCCCTCTGAGGCAGATGAGATGTGGAACAGAGCGCTGTCTGAACTGTTTACCCAGCGGGATAGAGCCAAGGAGAAAAACAAACAGACTAAGATTAACCAAGGCCAGTCCTGAGACCAGGTCTGAGCACCACCACCATTTCACATTAATTCAATAATAACCAATAATAATGTCACAATAACCTCCACTCCACCTCTCTTGTCAGGTTGAGGAAATGGGTAGCTTGCTTATAGCTGTGAAAAACCTTGCAGAACAGTGCTACTTACACCACTATGGGCCTCTGGAAGAAATTTACATGCTGACAATGATGGATATGGTAATGTCTAATTGCATTGTTATGTATTAGTAATTACCTTGACCGAGATGCCATTTGTTCTCATTTATAAAGTATACTTACACTTTATTTAGAATGTATTATTATCCATGATTTCTTCCAAAATAAAGACTGTATAGTTTAATCATATTATATTTCCCAAAGCAAGATTGCAACTAACAATTTATTATATTACTTACCATATTTACAGGAATACATTCAGgagagggcagacagagaagagagcaaCATGACTGAGACGAGCGCCAGAGAACAGAGGATCACTGAAAAACATTAACAGTACTTTACATTTGTATTTAAGGTTGTTGTAATATTGTTATAATAGTATAGTTTGTGGTGATAAGTTGCTGATGAAGGAAATTGTTGGGGTTATAACATGCAGTTGTACATACATTACTCATATACCCTAATCAAAGATTGATGTTCAAAAATTGTTAGGATGAATTCAAATGTTCATTAGTTTGCtttattcattaaaaaaatattacaaatgtTAATCTGACAAAATGTCTTTGAACCGGTCTCTTTGAAATGAATAAAAACAGATAAATGAGTTGTGGTTGCTGTTTTAAAAAATGAAGACTACTGAATGGACTACCTATGGCAGTTCTAAATATGCGGTTGTTAATGTTGCTCAAATATTAATTtgctattattatttattttttaagcaaagtataagggagttttactccagtctagtaggtggcggtaatgcaacatttattggatgcctatcgccgttaaacctcatcgaagaagaagGATGCTCGAAAATGAAAGAATTTTAGAATGTCTCTCGATGTTACTTTTCATTCCATTGTCTCTTTGTTGCGTACAACAGTCGTGTTCTGTCTTACCACGCGATTAGCCCGCGAGACAGGATGACACATCTGAAAACATTTACATCTGtttctatttagctagctagctctctaGCCATGTTTATCTTTGTAGCATGCTAACCTAGCCTCATCAAGGTGGAAAGAAAATAATTCGATTATTCTTAGAGACGCCTCGAGTATGGTAATGTTATCTTTAAGCAACAAAACATGATTTAACGTAGGAATtaacaaagcattatgttttaCTATTGTCACTACACGATTTATTTTAGATTTAATTTAGCCAATGACTGTTCTTCACAGACGGAACCAGGACAGTTTGTTTCAAGTAGAGAAGAAATATCTACATATCTGCTGGAGGTGGAAGCTGCAAAGTATCGGGTAATAATGCCTATTCATATAGCTATTGAAAAAGGCTCACAAGAGTATGTGAATTCAAGTTTGGCCTAAATTAGGCTATTAAACACACATAAAGCTTAACGTTACATGTCAGCTGTGGGATCTCTGACATATTTGGATAGATATTCCTTGGATATTTCAAAACAAATGGAattctactgaacaaaaatataaaaacacaacatgcaaccatttcaatgattttactgagttgtaTTTCAATTTCCTTATAATACGCTGTCAtgcacatcaatccagagcatcccaaacatgctcatttggtgatgtgtggtgagtgtgcaggtcattgaagaactgggacattttcagcctccaggaattgtgtacagatcctttcgacatggggctgtgcattatcgtgctgaaacacgaggtgatggatgaatggcacaacaaggggcctctcgtcacagtatctctgtgcattcaaattgccatcaataaaatgcaaatgtgttcattgtctgtagcttatgcctgcccacaccCCCACCGCcaacatggggcactctgttcacaacgttgacatcagcaaactgctcgcccacacaacaccatacaaaTGGTCtgcattctctggcaacagatgtggacattcctgcagtcagcatgccaattgcacgctccctcaaaatttgagacatctgtggcattgtgttatgtgacaaaactgcacattttagtgtgaccttttgtccccagcacaaggtacacctgtgtaatgatcattctgtttagtatgccacacctgtcaggtggctgtataatcttggcaaaggagaaatgcaaaCAAACAGGCATGTAACCAAATTTGTGctcaatttgagagaaataatatatTTGTgcatattatgttttattttgggggggggggatattttatttcagctcacgaaacatggtcccaacactttacatgcgtttatatatttgtttagtGTAAATTACATTGTTATAAGTAAACTGTAAAGTACTGTTAAATTGCAAAATGGACTAACTAATTACTCAAATACATAGTAAATGTAAGATAGGCTAGTGAAATGAAAGTACTTGAATTTGTAAAATTCGCTGACATCTCTTATTTGTTTTGAAGGAGATTTGCAGCCAGTATAAGTACATGAGGAAAATCAGGGGCGATGGTAATTGCTTTTACAGAGCTCTCTGCTTTGGACACCTGGAATCATTGTTACAAAATGATAGAGCTTTGCAAAGGTAAAATCCTTCCTAGTATGCATACATTTTTCCATGTGTTGGACTCCATGAATGTGCCTTTACCTGTGTGGCTTTGCCACTTGAAAATAATGGAGGAAAATGTATAATTTTCTCTCCGTATCTCAGATTCAAAGAAACAGTGAAACAAAGTGGCAAAGAGTTATTGGCTGCAGGCTTTGATGAGAGCTCTTTCAAAGACATGCTTGACATGGTAAGTTTACATTTAACTTTGTACTATTCAACAAAAAAATATCTAATAATGCTCCTTCACAATAAAGATGACGAGTCACATTTTGTTTAACTGTCAGACATGTAACTGAAGCCTGTTTTAATTATTGCACAATTCATCTTTTAGTTTGTAGGTGTTCTAGAACAATGTGAAGCTGATGAGCAGGGTGACACGTTGCTCCAGCTCTTTAATGAGCAAACTACCTCCGACAGTATGGTGCAATACCTCAGGTTGCTCACCTCAGCCTACCTTCAAAACCATGCCGACTTCTTCAGCCACTTTGTGGAGGCACCCAGTCTCAAGGTTTACTGCACTCGGGTCAGTATGAGTTGCGCTCAAGACCATATTGCAGTTAACTTCTGTTTTATTAATGTGCTATGGAAGTGTGCCAGATGCTGCTGATACTTTTCTCCAAAGACAATCAGACCTCTTGTCAAGGAGTCTCACCACTCAAAACTAAGGTCTGAAAGTATTCTGCTGCTCTCTAGTGGTGGTGCAATTAATGGAAAAGAATTGGTGTTTTAGGGACCAATCACAGACATTACCATTTTTTTGTAGCTTCTGTTTCTGCTTGGGTATATACACTTACAATGTCCATTATTGCCTTATCCAGGAAGTAGAAACCATGGCGATGGAGTGTGATCACGTAGATATTCTGGCTCTGTCGGAGGCCTTAGGAGTTAGCATCCACATTGCTTCCGtggaggggggagatggacacCGCCTGGCCCACCACACGATTCCAGAGGGAGCGGAGCCCTGCCTACACCTCCTATACAAAACAGCCCACTATGACATTCTCTACCCACATTGCCATTGAGGGGCCTGATGAAGGCCTCCACTTATCTCAGGTTTACCGGTAGTTAAGTGTTCAAATAAATGTACGTTGTGATTAAGAAGTTTCTCAAACAAAAATGTTTTTAGCATTGTTTTGTAATTTACAGTGAACGCATATGCGGTAGACTCCGCTCAACTTTCTTGAATGtccaaaaaaaagtatttattcaaAAACAAGACTGATATCTTCTAAAATCATTTGTGAAAATGTTACAATAATTGCACTGTATTTCCATTTATATAAATTCAATCTCAAACATTCTAATTGAGACTACAATCATTTTTAACACTGCGGCTGCTGCTTTTTCTTTTGTTTCTGTCTTCTGATTGGAGACACTGGTCAAGGGCGTTTCCAAAACATGTAGGGGTATGTTGGGCAGGGAGAGCTTACCCATCTGTGTGGGGTACTTGGTCTTCATCACATTCTTGAATACAGGCTGAGAAATCAGGTGTTTCATGTGCTTCTTCATGCCCTTCACCATCTTCTGCTGCTGCCTGTCATCCTCTCATCCTTCCTCCCCCctaaaaaaaacaactaaatgtCAGTTTACTCTGATCTATTTTTGTAAGTCCCTCTTATTTCTGGGTTTCTTATGGGGCAACCTCCCACTCCTAAACTCATTTAATGATGTAGTCTTACCAAGAAAAACATCATCATCCAGGTCCACCTCCAAAGCTTCTGCCTCTTGCTTAAACCAAGAGTTGTGCTGCTTCTCTCTGCTGTTGTGGAACTCAATCTTCTCTATCTTCCTAGCCATGTTGACTCACTCCTGTCAAGGCAGATATGAAATATGGTACAATGTTGTTTTATGTCATGAAAGATAAGTAAATCTGTGCAGCTCCTAGCTTAGATCGACCATCAAGTGATCAAATACAGGTGCCTGGCCTGGCTAGGCGCCTACCTTGATGGCAGCCATGCACTTGCTCTGAAAGGGAAACATGGGAACCTCCTCATCCTTTCCCAGAGCTCTGTAGATTCTCTTGAAGTTCATCATGTCATCTGGCCCAACCAGGAGCAAACTGAGACCCTCTTTGGTGGCTCGTGCAGTCCTTCCACTGCGGTGGACACAAGTCTCTGAAGTCCTGGGAACCTGGGACACACAAGAACGTTATTATTTGAGAAACAACTGTCAGAGACAAAGAATAACAGGAAACCACCAAAGGTGTCAAAAGACACACCTGGTAATGAATGACGTGTTGAACATTTGGAATATCAAGCCCTCTTGCCGCCACATCAGTTGTCAGGAGCACACAGCTGTAaaaaacaatgtttattgtagtCAACATAGTTTATGGTACAGACAAAAAGTTGCTGATCCATGCAAGTGTAATCCAATGCATACCTCAAAACAGATATGGATAATAACTAGTCTGCAGCATATACATGTACTTCTATGActcacctctccctctcagcGAACCGCTCAAGGTTTTTTAGGCGCTGCTTCTGGTGCATGTTGGCATGCAGTGGCAATGGGGTACAGTCCAGGATGACCAGCAGAGAGTTAAGCCGCTTGATGCAGTCAATACTGTTGGCAAACACCATAGTCCGGCCTGGATACTGGAGCAGGAAGTAGTACAGGAAGAAATCCTTCTCTTCCTTTTCACAGTGTATCCGTGTCTCAGTCAGGGTCTCGACTGTAGCCTCCTTCCGGGTCAGATCAATTACTTTAGGTTTGGACCTGATCCCCACTTTCTCCATAAGGACCTCCAGCTTGCTCCGCTGGTCCACCTTCTTGCCCTTTTTCTGCAAGTGGGTGGGCAAGCTGTGGGCCATGGTCAGGGTGGCGGAGAACACAAATGTCTGCCTCTTTGGGTTAAACTGGACAGTGTTCAGCATCTCCAGCAGACTTTCCAGCTCAGCAAAATGGCCTCTTTCCACCATGCGGTCTGCTTCGTCAATGACTAGGCACCTAtgagaaaaaaaacagttttaCTGATTTACAATTTTGACTGGTGTGAAGCAAAAATGTAACTTTCCAGGCCAGATACAGACAAACACCTGCATTGAACATGCATTATACCAATTTAAACCCACTTCTGCTTTCCTGAGCTGCCTTAGGTTGACCAGATGTGGATGCCTCTCT
This region includes:
- the LOC115172564 gene encoding ubiquitin thioesterase OTUB2-like, which encodes MTEPGQFVSSREEISTYLLEVEAAKYREICSQYKYMRKIRGDGNCFYRALCFGHLESLLQNDRALQRFKETVKQSGKELLAAGFDESSFKDMLDMFVGVLEQCEADEQGDTLLQLFNEQTTSDSMVQYLRLLTSAYLQNHADFFSHFVEAPSLKVYCTREVETMAMECDHVDILALSEALGVSIHIASVEGGDGHRLAHHTIPEGAEPCLHLLYKTAHYDILYPHCH
- the LOC115172565 gene encoding LOW QUALITY PROTEIN: ATP-dependent RNA helicase DDX24-like (The sequence of the model RefSeq protein was modified relative to this genomic sequence to represent the inferred CDS: substituted 1 base at 1 genomic stop codon), whose protein sequence is MRHALVLTKTHVTAWKDLFVPDQVLKALSSLGFGSPTAIQTLALPPAIRDHMDIVGAAETGSGKTLSFAIPMIHHILEWKERADESEGATDGQTEPGTQVESLYLPTVEESVHTEESISMDTSTEVTEAAPETPAESKEACTEETREQGCENVAEEDKDADDDEKIIEEDEEMYHEDERCVKVVENMEFDFDNTAEEETLKVSEKQPLLGLVLCPTRELAVQVKHHIDAVAKFTGIKTAIVVGGMAQQKQIRMLKRRPEIVIATPGRLWEMIKERHPHLVNLRQLRKAEVGLNWCLVIDEADRMVERGHFAELESLLEMLNTVQFNPKRQTFVFSATLTMAHSLPTHLQKKGKKVDQRSKLEVLMEKVGIRSKPKVIDLTRKEATVETLTETRIHCEKEEKDFFLYYFLLQYPGRTMVFANSIDCIKRLNSLLVILDCTPLPLHANMHQKQRLKNLERFAERESCVLLTTDVAARGLDIPNVQHVIHYQVPRTSETCVHRSGRTARATKEGLSLLLVGPDDMMNFKRIYRALGKDEEVPMFPFQSKCMAAIKEXVNMARKIEKIEFHNSREKQHNSWFKQEAEALEVDLDDDVFLGGRKDERMTGSSRRW